A genomic stretch from Flavobacterium sp. KS-LB2 includes:
- a CDS encoding helix-turn-helix and ligand-binding sensor domain-containing protein, giving the protein MKARITTIILFYFISFSLYAQEVLPFVENYSKSNYQGDNQIWSVAQGNDNAMYFANNYYLLRYDGVKWEKYSLPNKTIIRSVLVDGDRIYSGSYKEFGYWFRKKGKMFYVSISNSNKTKVFDDSDNEEIWKIFKFNGKIYFQSFNGLFSYDGKGIKESKFDFLVSYCFPVDNELFVASVEKGIYKMKNAKFEKMEGWSVLENNVIHAIEKYQNKTYFFTKKNGIYVAENGVLKAWQSPLNAILKAANINVAKFIKNRKLIIGTANKGVYIFDLNSGSYKNINRNNVLMNNSILSIGLDKENDLWLGLDNGIAHIEVNSPISIFYDNSGVLGSVYSVASTPTGYLMASNHGVFKYEDKLLSLIPNTQGQAWNISKINNKYLIGHNEGTFVYENGLFYKLSAINGGWNLVKSSINNSYLQATYSGVVIYNNTNDLNQKIVINGILKPIKYVAQNRKNEIWAADNNRGLYRILYNDAYETTDIKNVTQHSKISNDFGVKIFEFRNEILFLINKSWYTYNSITNQLEKNELFNANFKNVSNIVSIDENHFLILQEGLLYHIYAQGNTFVRNIIQEKYYKGKIINDNVKVFKNKDNYLLNLDDGFISLQLKYASKKASTISIEAFVNDELVQNKAKIPYNSELRIHVISGVFGATRPNLFYKINGTKEFIPVNEGLIVLNNLNSGSNEITVYLHDGLDYDSISSFQFLVAKPWYFSLWMIVLYLIVIGGILYLYYKWNKMRYIQKLELRDEELKHQKKILEMELKAENELNIQEYEKHILELELQSKSSEVAGKSLSIAKQSEMIENIQSILDSDMDFNKLKSEIKKAIKINAVNKHEWETFETNLNQIHNEFIINLSKKYPNLTSKDIKLCIYLKMNLSSKEIAPLMNISFRGVELHRYRLRKKLNLVQDENLSKFLLTI; this is encoded by the coding sequence TTGAAAGCAAGAATTACAACTATAATCCTATTCTATTTTATTTCATTCTCACTTTATGCACAGGAGGTCCTTCCTTTTGTCGAGAATTACAGTAAGTCAAATTATCAAGGAGACAATCAGATATGGAGTGTGGCACAAGGAAATGATAACGCCATGTACTTTGCCAATAATTATTATTTACTGCGGTATGATGGCGTAAAATGGGAAAAATACAGTTTGCCAAACAAAACCATCATTAGATCTGTGCTGGTTGATGGCGACCGCATTTATTCAGGTTCTTATAAAGAATTTGGCTATTGGTTCCGAAAAAAAGGAAAGATGTTTTATGTTTCTATTTCCAATTCCAATAAAACCAAAGTTTTTGATGACAGTGATAATGAAGAAATTTGGAAGATATTTAAATTTAATGGTAAAATATATTTTCAATCTTTTAATGGGCTTTTCAGCTATGACGGAAAAGGAATTAAAGAAAGTAAGTTTGATTTTTTGGTTTCCTATTGCTTTCCGGTTGATAATGAATTATTCGTTGCTTCAGTAGAAAAAGGAATTTATAAAATGAAGAATGCCAAGTTTGAAAAGATGGAAGGCTGGTCTGTTTTAGAGAATAATGTCATTCATGCTATTGAAAAATACCAAAATAAAACCTATTTTTTTACAAAGAAAAATGGGATTTATGTAGCAGAAAATGGCGTTTTAAAGGCTTGGCAAAGTCCATTAAATGCCATTTTGAAAGCCGCAAATATCAACGTTGCCAAGTTCATCAAAAATAGGAAACTAATCATAGGAACAGCTAACAAAGGAGTTTATATTTTCGATTTGAATTCTGGTTCCTATAAAAACATCAATCGAAATAACGTATTGATGAACAATTCTATTTTGAGTATTGGCCTAGACAAAGAAAATGATTTGTGGTTGGGCTTAGATAATGGTATTGCTCATATAGAGGTTAATTCTCCAATTTCTATTTTTTATGATAATTCGGGTGTTTTGGGCTCTGTTTATTCGGTAGCAAGCACACCAACAGGCTATTTAATGGCTTCGAATCATGGTGTTTTTAAATACGAAGACAAATTACTTTCGTTAATCCCCAATACCCAAGGACAGGCTTGGAATATTAGTAAAATAAATAACAAATATCTTATTGGTCATAATGAAGGCACTTTTGTGTACGAGAATGGATTGTTCTATAAATTAAGCGCTATAAATGGAGGTTGGAATTTAGTGAAAAGCAGTATTAATAATTCCTATTTACAAGCCACTTATAGCGGTGTAGTCATTTATAATAATACCAATGATTTGAATCAGAAGATTGTCATAAATGGCATATTGAAGCCTATTAAATATGTTGCTCAAAATAGAAAAAATGAAATATGGGCCGCTGATAACAATAGAGGTTTGTATCGGATTCTTTATAATGATGCTTACGAAACAACTGATATCAAGAATGTCACCCAACACAGTAAGATAAGTAATGATTTTGGGGTAAAAATATTTGAATTCAGGAACGAAATCCTTTTCTTGATTAATAAATCGTGGTATACCTATAATTCAATCACCAATCAATTAGAAAAGAATGAATTGTTTAATGCTAATTTTAAAAATGTATCAAATATCGTTTCTATTGATGAAAATCATTTTTTGATCCTTCAAGAAGGACTTTTGTATCATATTTATGCCCAAGGCAATACGTTTGTTCGCAATATCATTCAAGAGAAATATTACAAAGGAAAAATTATTAATGACAATGTAAAAGTTTTTAAAAATAAAGATAATTATCTGCTAAATCTGGATGATGGTTTTATTTCATTGCAATTAAAATACGCGAGCAAGAAAGCCTCAACTATTAGTATAGAAGCTTTTGTTAATGATGAATTGGTTCAAAATAAGGCAAAGATTCCTTATAATTCTGAGCTTCGCATACATGTAATATCAGGTGTTTTTGGAGCTACAAGACCTAATTTGTTTTATAAAATAAATGGAACTAAAGAATTTATTCCCGTAAATGAGGGTTTGATTGTATTGAATAATTTAAATAGTGGCTCGAATGAAATTACAGTTTATCTTCATGACGGATTAGATTACGATTCCATTTCCAGCTTTCAATTTCTAGTCGCTAAACCATGGTATTTTTCGCTATGGATGATTGTATTGTACCTCATAGTTATAGGAGGAATACTCTATCTGTATTATAAATGGAATAAAATGCGCTACATACAAAAGTTGGAGTTGCGTGATGAAGAATTGAAACATCAAAAGAAAATCCTGGAGATGGAATTAAAAGCCGAAAACGAATTGAATATTCAAGAATATGAAAAACATATTTTGGAACTAGAATTACAATCTAAGTCATCAGAAGTTGCCGGTAAATCACTTTCAATTGCAAAACAAAGTGAGATGATTGAAAATATTCAAAGTATTCTGGATTCAGATATGGATTTTAATAAATTAAAAAGTGAAATCAAAAAAGCCATAAAAATCAATGCTGTAAACAAACATGAATGGGAAACGTTTGAA